CGACGCCAGCGGCAGTTAGTTTTTGCCAAACATCGCGCACAAACGGCAGGCTGCCGCAGACCAGAAAATGCGCATTACTCGGCACTTCGCTCACAATGTTCGCCGCCTCAAACCGCCCGTTATGCCAGCCGTCTTGTTCCTCAACCTGCTGGCGGGTACTAAATTTTTTGACCGTAATATTCGACGCCGCCAGTTCATCAGCAAACACCATATATTCCGGCGATTTTTGACTCAAATAGAGAAAAGTCGGCTGCTTGGCGTCCGCCAAAATACTCCAAATCGGGCTCAGTCCGCACCCCGCCGCGATGCCGACTAGCGGCCGCTCAGTCTGCAGATTGAAATCGCCGTACGCCCGGCTAATATGCAGCGTGTCGCCAACGTGACGCGAACACAAATAGCTCGAGAATTCACCACCAACATTTTTCACGGTAATCGACATCAATTCCTCATGCGGGCGCGAAGAAATACTATAGGCCTTGCCTTCGCGCACCTGGCTGCCCTCAATGAACACCGTGATATATTGCCCCGCCATAAAGTCAAACGGCCGCGCAAAATACAGTGTCGTCACCTCAGGATTTTCCTGGCGCACCCGCACAATTTCGACAGTTAGTGAATCACGCATTCCTCGACATACCTTTCCATTATTTTTTTGGCAGCTCTAAATTCTTCGTCGGTAAAGGTGTGGTAGTTGGCAAATTTCGGACTAATGGTGGTGCCGGTGCGAAAATGCTGCAAAGCGAAGCGCTTGGCGCCCTTGACCAACTCGCCAATCTTTTCAAAATCCGCTACCTCCAGCTGCTCGCGAACGATGGTCGTCCGAAATTCATGGCCAATCCCTGAGTCAATCATCAGCCGCACATTGTCTTTGATGGCCGCTAGATCAATCGGCCGCGCTGCAATCTCCACGTATTTTTCCAGCGGGCCCTTGACGTCCATGGCGATGAAGTCAATCGTCCCCTCCTCGACCATACCGCGCACTATATCCGGATGCGTGCCGTTAGTATCCAGCTTGACATCAAAGCCGAGGCTCTTGATCATCCGGCACAGCACCGGCAAATCCTCGTTGACTGTCGGCTCGCCGCCAGAAATCACCACGCCGTCTAGCTTGCCGATGCGCGACTTCAGGAAGATCATTGCCTCCTCGACTGGGATGCTCGGCGCTAACCGCTCAGGTAACACCAGCTCCGGATTATGGCAATAGCCGCAGCGCATATTACAGCCAGAGAGAAACAGCGCTGCCGCCACGTGCCCTGGATAATCCACCAGCGACAGCTTCTGAATCCCGCCGATCGACACCTTAAGCTGGGACAGCGACGGCGCAAGCTCGCTGATGTTCGGCGGCATCGTCATAATGCTCCCTCATGTCAAATTCAGCTTGTTTGCCATTGTTCCACTGAGCAACCGGACGCAAGAAACCGACTACCCGCGAGTAAACCTCAGTCGCTTCGCCGCAATTCGGACACTCTGGATGCTCTCCGACGATATAGCCGTGATTGGTGCAAATTGAGAAGCTCGGCGTAAAGGTAAAGTACGGCAATTTGTAATTTTCGCAAATCGTTTTGACCAGTTTCTTCAGCGTCTGCGGATCATCCATACGCTCGCCCAGGAAGAAGTGAATCACCGTGCCGCCCGTGTATTTAGTCTGCAAATTATCCTGCAAATCCATCAGCTCAAACAAATCATCAGTGTAGTTGACTGGCAAGTGGCTGGAATTGGTGTAGAACGGATGCTTAACTGCCGCGCCGAGACCATTAGCAAAGTGGGCTCGGTCAGGGAAGCTAGCTTTGTCGAGCCGCGCCAAGCGGTAGGTCGTACCCTCAGCCGGCGTTGCCTCCAAATTGTAATTATTGCCCGTTTCTTTCTGGTATTCCACCAAGCGGTCGCGCATGAAGTCAAGCGTTTTCTCGGCAAACGCCTTACCCTTTTCAGTGCCAATGTCAACGCCCAGCAGGTTCAACGCCGCTTCGTTGGTGCCAATCAAACCGATGGTTGAGAAGTGATTTTTCCAGTATTCATTGAAGCGCTTTTTAATATCGCGCAGGTAAAACTTGGTGTACGGATACAGGCTGATATCCGAATCGGTCAGCTGCTCCAGCACCTTGCGCTTGGTCTCTAGGCTGTCGCGCGCCATATCCATCAGCTCGCCCAAGCCCTTGAAAAACTCTTTCTCGTTCTTTGATTTCAGTGCCAGCCGCGGCAAATTAATCGTCACCACGCCGATCGAGCCAGTCATCGGATTCGAGCCAAACAAACCGCCGCCACGATACTCCAGCTGGCGATTATCGATCCGCAAGCGGCAGCACATCGAGCGCGCATCTTCTGGATCCATGTCGGAATTGATGAAGTTCGAGAAGTATGGGATGCCATACTTGGCGCTAGCCTCCCAAAGATTTTCAATGACCGGATTATCCCAGTTGAAATCCTTGGTAATATTGACTGTCGGAATCGGGAAGGTAAAGACTCGGCCGTTGGCGTCGCCCTCAGACAACACCTCCAGAAGCGCCTTATTAAGCATGTTCATCTCTTCTTGATAATCGCCGTAGTTGGTATCCTGCATCTCGCCGCCGATGATCACCGGATTGCCAGCCATGTGCTTTGGACATTCCAGATCAAGCGTGATGTTGGTAAACGGCGTCTGGAAACCAACCCGGGTTGGCACGTTGACATTAAAGACGAATTCCTGCAGCGCTTGTTTGACCTCGTCATAGCTTAATTTATCAGCGCGAATGAACGGCGCTAAGAGCGTGTCAAAATCAGAGAACGCCTGAGCGCCAGCCGCCTCGCCTTGCAAAGTGTAAAAGAAATTGACCACCTGCCCAAGAGCCGAACGGAAATGCTTGGCTGGCTTGGAGGCAACCTTGTTTTTAACGCCAGTGAACCCTTGGCGTAGCAAATCCATCAAATCCCAGCCAACACAGTAAACACTCAGCAAATTGAGGTCGTGAATATGCAAATCACCCTCTTTATGCGCCCGGCCGATTTTTGGCGAATAGATTTTATCCAGCCAGTAGGTCTTAGTAATTTCCGCCGAAACGTAATTATTCAGTCCCTGCAAACTATAGCCCATGTTGGAGTTTTCTTTGACTTTCCAGTCTAGATTATTGACGTACTTATCGATCAAATCGACGTGCGCATTGGAAGTAATTTCACGCAGTTTTTTATGCTGGTCGCGGTAGATGATGTAGGCTTTGGCAGTTTTCTTGAACTTGGAATCAATCAGCGTGTCCTCGACGATGTCCTGAATATCCTCGACACCCGGCAAACGTTTTTGATTGCGAGTTTCCAGTACCGCCAGCACCTTGTCAGTCAATTTAACGGCCTGTTTGGCATCAAATTCGCCAGTTTCCAAACCCGCCTTCTCGATGGCTTTATCAATTTTTTTACGGTCAAATTTAACGGTCCGACCATCGCGTTTTTTGATTGATTTGTACATACCCCTCCTTATTATGGCAATAGCAAACCAGCCCCAACCTCCCCGAGGGGCTTGTGTTGCAAAAAACGTTATTTATTTTCTAAAAACACCATATATAGTGCTTAATATAGAATATACACGCGATATATAGCGTTTGTCAACGAAAATACATTGTATTATTTACATATGAGAGGCGGATGAGATCGTCTCCTCTGATAACGCCAAAACGTCGCGGTAAATCATATCAACAATTTCCGCCTGAGCCAGCTTCTCGCCAATTCGCTGCTCGCCTGGCACGTCCAAAACATCTTGATCTTTCCACCACTGGCGCATCTCTGATTCGCCAAATTCATGAGCGTTTGGCTTAGTGGCGTGGCGGCGCACCGTTTCCTCAAATGATACGTCAAAATAATAAATCAGTTGTTCGCCCTGAAAATCATCCAGCAGCCGGCGCAGCATCGTGCCGTAACCCAGCTGACGCTGGAGCAAGCGTGCCGTGCTGGTTTTACCGCAGCCAGAATTACCGCGGAGAATGATCAGCGGATGAGAGGCCGTCACGTGCGCTCCAGCAAATCATAAGCGGTAGCTGCCGATAGCGCCTGCATTTGGCGAAGATTATCACCTGACTGGAGCGGCGGCTTGAGGCTGCGGATAAGATAAAAGCCAACAAACGCCGCTAACATCTCCGCATTGAGCTCGTCTAGCCATGGCGTTACATCCTGACCATGGCGCGCCATGTCGATTAAAAACTCCGTCGCCCCAGACCCCTGAGGCGCATAGGAAGCCCAATTCCAATCGACCAATTTCAGCTCACCAGTTTGTGGATGAAACGCCAAGTTATCACTGCGAACATCACTGTGATCAAAACAGTCTTCTGGTTGTTTGGCGAAGTGTTTAGTACGTACCGAAATATCGGCTAATTCATCGCTCCTACTCAGTAACTCCATCATCTTTTGGCAGCGCCGCTGGTTGACTTTTGATTGCTCCGGTAATAATGTTCGGTAGTGATCAATCAGCTGACGGCGAACGTCAGCCTCAGCAATAACTCGATCAATGCCCTCATCCAAGCCGAGTTCCGCCGTCGTAAACGGCTGCAGTTGTAATTCCTCAACCACTTCATACGGCAACTCCGTTTTTTCCAACTCGCGAGTTGCTGCCACTACCGCCGAAATATACCGCTTGGCCACAGATTTTTCCGCTGGCGGCCGCCACAACCAACCGTCGGCCAACGCATAACTGGTTGTCATCAGCACATGCCCATCACCGACCAGCGCAGTCCAGTCAGCCACATATTGTGAGTGAAGTTTCTGCAATAACCGCGTCACTTCGTAGTCTTTTTTCAGCCAAGCCAATTCCCGCTCGCCGTCGTCCGGCAGCAAATCAACATCAACTTCTTTAACAAAAATCGTCCTATCGCCCGCCGACACCAAGGCGCGGCGATTGCGCGAAAAGCCACCGCTTACCGATGTAATTTGCAAATCAGGCGCGTCAACGCCAAGTTCTGCTACTGCACATTGCAGCGCTCTATTGGTCAGCAATTTGTTGGGACTGAGCGAAGTTTTCATATGGAAATTATAGCATTGACCTCGAGTTTACCGCGAGTCGACGTGCGAAACAACCAACGTAAATTCCGCGCCATTTGGTGGCTGGCTTTTAACCCGAATCGTGTAGCCACAGCGATCTGCTAGCGACTTGGCAATCGCCAGCCCCAAACCGTGGCCCGATGCGTCAGTCCGCGTCCGCGCCGTGTCCGCCCGGTAAAATCGCTCAAAAATATGCTTTTGGTCGCCCGGTGCAATGCCCGGGCCGTTATCTCTCACTGTGAATTCCAGCACGTGTTTTTTACGATTCACCCACGCAATCACATTCACTTCGCCGTTTTTTGGCGGCGCGTATTTGATGGCGTTATCCACTAGAATTGCTAGAATTTGACGAACCGCATTTGCCTGAAGCGGCACGTCGCCGGCCAAGGATTGATCATCATGCACGAGCCTTACCCGCTTTGCCTGTGCGGCTGGTGTAAACCGCGTCACCACTTCTTCAATAAAAGCGTAGCTGGATTAACTAGTTCTGGATCAGTCATGACACCTCCCGATTTTGCCAAATCAAGCAGTGAATTACTGAGCTCGGTCAATTTCTTGATTTCTGCAACGTTTTGACTCAAAACGTGGCGAGCTTTCTTCTCGGTCAGCGTTGATTTTCTGAGTGCCACTTCGTTCACAAGTGACAGCGCCGCCAACGGTGTCCGCAGCTCGTGACTGGCGTCAGATACAAATTGCGTTTGCTGTTCAATCGACCGCTCAATTGGTGCCAATGTCCGACGTGCCAATAGCAGACTCAGCCAATAGCCGACCAGCAACATCACGCCATTGAGTACCACCAGCGACATAATCACCGACCCGCGCGTCTCGCGGTTGCGTTGCTCCAGGCGGCGACTAAACTGACGCTCAATAAGCTCTGGCGGTTGCTGAGCATGTTCACCCGGCGGTAATGGACGATTTAATTGCACGGAAGGATAGCATAAATAATCACGCCAAACACCAGTGATAAGGTCATAATCACCGCCAAATAACTCAGCGCCAGACGCCTAACGCGCTGCCGTTTCATGATTTATCCTCCAGTTTGTAGCCAAAGCCTGGGACGGTGTGAATCAATTTTGAGTCAAATGGCTTATCGATTTTGCGGCGCAAAAACATAATGAATAGCTCAACATTGTTTGGCAAGACATCTGCATCAAAATTCCACACATGCGAGATGATTTGCTCTTTGGACAGGACCTTGCCGGCGTTACGCATCAGATATTCCAAGACAGCGTATTCTTTGGCAGTCAGGCTAATTTCCTGCGCGGCACGCGTCACCTTTTTCAAACTCGGATCAAGCGTCAAATCACCGACCCGCAAGATTTCTTCCAGCTTCTCGTTCGGACGGCGCAGCAGGGCGCGAAGACGCGCTAATAACACCTCAAAACTAAACGGCTTCGCCAAATAATCATCAGCGCCCACGTCCAATCCTTCGACTATATCCCGCTCGGCATCACGTGCCGTCAACATCAAAATCGGCGTCTGATTACCGTCTTGACGTAGCTCCCGGCACACTTCATAGCCATTCATTTCCGGCAGCATCACATCAAGAATAATCACATCATAGTCATCCGCCGTCGCCGTTCGGTAGCCCTCGTCGCCGTCATGCGCCACGTCAACCGCATAGGCTTCATCTTCCAAGCCTTCCTTCAGCGACCGGGCGATCGCCACGTCATCTTCTACTAGTAAAATTCTCTTAGCTACACCCTCTCAATAAACAAGACGTCTTAAATTATCTAAGATTATGCGTACCTTCATTCATAATAACTTCAAATATGTCAGCCAATACAGCATCTTTCCAACTTTGCGGGTCTTTATCGTGTTCATTAGTAAGGTTGTATGAGTTGAAATTATCATCAGGTTTGCCCACAAAATCCGATGAGTAATGTATCGCACCAAATCCCACATTGCGACCATTTTCTTTATTGTATCTGGCGACAGCATCAGCAATTTTTGAAGACTCAATGTCTACAGTCTCGATTCTATTGTCTTTACATATCTTTATAAAACTGTCCGTCTCATCAAGCGGTGTGACACAAGATATGTGTCCGCTCGACTGAAATGGTATGAAAGAAGCTAGAATATTTTTAATCGGAATGTATCGGGGCGTTGAAGTATTATCAAATATTGCAAACTCTTTCGGTATATATATTCTACTATAGACTTCAGGCTGACCTACTAATGTGCCGACCTTACCGTTATGTATAATAGCGCTTGCGCCAAGTCCGCATACATGAGTTGTCAAGTCGGCTGCAATATCTCCCCAGTGACCGTATTTACACTCTAATACGTTAATAATGGTTGTATTGAGTCGAAAACGAGAACTAATGTACCAGAAATTTTCCGAAATGCTTGCTGGTTCATAACCCTCATTAATCAGGTATGCTTTTAAGCGAGTTGAGTAACCCAAATACACAATATCCCCACCATGTACGATTTCATTCGTAAGCCCCGTAAGATGAAATTTATTCTGGTCAAGATCGGGGTAGCGCACAATCTCAACATCGCAATTAGTGCTTCTTACGTATCGGCTAAAAAGCGTCGCATAATGCTTTAGTACGTCATCGCCAGGAAAGTTAAATAAGTGTAGCGTAGTAGTTTCAGGGTCAATAACACTAATCGGTCTAAGCGCGTTGCTATTTCTATCTTTAGCGACAATACCGCCAGCGCTTTCTGCATTAGTTGCATTAGGAACTACCTTATTTATAACCGACCAAATAGGTATAATGCCGTGTAATACAATGAGGTGAGGCTTCTGCTCCAGTTCTTGAAAATAATTTTTTAGTTTTTTATTAACATATCGTTCTTCCAATATTCCAGTTGCATGACTAGAGCTATTGGAAATATTAAACTTTTCTTTGTAGTGGTTTACTATCAAACTTGACATATCGCCTAAATGTAAGTATTTATTAAGACCATTGAGTGTGCTTGCTGTACACTGTGAAGTATCTATATTAATAGGCTGTACCCACTCACTTGAAACAGACTCACCATTAATGCGAACAGAGCCGCTATCAATTTGAGCCATAAAATCATACATCAGGTATCGACGACCACTTGGTCCGACATAGCGCCGCACACCAGCCCGAATAACATTTTTAATAGACAAGCCTGTCTCTTCAAGCGTCTCACGCACAAAACAACCCTCAGGATTTTCCGTGCGGTTCATCTTTCCCCCTGGTATGACGTATTTGCCGGCATCTTTCCCTTTTGCGCTACGAAGCAGTAGTACCTCACCTTTTCCGTTAAATATATATCCACCAGCACAAAGAATAACTGGGCGGGATGCTTTTATAAAAAGGCTCTTATAATATTGATAAAACCTGTTGAAGCGCTGTCTATTAACAGCCTCGTCATATATCTCATCTCGACTGATTGCGTGACATCCTCTGTAGGATGAGCGTATCGACCGTTCTTTACCTAGTCTACGTTCAAGAGAGGGCATCTCGTGACCAGTCCTCATAAGATACCAAAGCGCAAGAAGAATTGATATGCGCGAACAGCCATCACTGAAGTAATGACCCGTAAAATCAATAGACCATAAAATATATGAAGCAACATAAATCCTATTTTTCTCATGCTGCATCTTATCAAATAATTGTGTTAAAAAGTCGTTAAAATGATCTCGGACATCATCCGTTCGTATATACTTCGCCACATCATGACTACGAAAAAGATTGTCATCATTAAGTCCCGACACTCTTTTAGCTAGAATTATCACAAATTCGCGTAGACTATCCTTTGTTTCAATACGAACATATCGTTTATTGTAGACATAGTTTACAATCTCATCAAGAAATTTTATTTGATTCCGTGATGCATGGACTACGCCGAGCATTCGAGACAACCTAGATTCTTTATTATCTGTTTTCAATACCCCATTAGTTGTACGTGACACAACCATTACACAACGCCGAGCACGATATTTTATATCATCCTCATATGCAGCATCACGATAAAAGAAATTTTGATATTTGTGCATATCAGCATCACGAAATATAGCATAATCTTCAACTTGGCCACTTTCTCTACTAGAGAGAAGCGGCACGTGTATTGAGGGGTTTCTGTTAACATAAATGTCGGTACCATCTTTTTTATAGTAAGTCTCACTAAAATTGCCGTGTAGTTGTTGCCGAACATCACATATCGACCTAACGAAATGATGCGCGGCAAGCCTATAGAAATAGCTTGCAGTTGCAGAATATTTCAGTATCGACTTTTGGAGGCTTTCGGGAGAAAAGGTATTAATATTATAGAGGGAGCGTGACCTAGTGATATTATTTCGCGCTATATCTATGAAGTCGGGAATGATTGAATAAATATGCCATTTATAGCCATATCGTTCAGAAATATGCACGACTCTTTTTGCATCTTCTATCTTCTCAAATCGCTGTACGAGTATAAAACTTATCCCCTGCTTACAAAGCAAATCAACAACGTCACGACAAATATGAGAAGCTTCTTGATGAAGTTGGCGGGGTTCGGGCACGATCCCCCTTCCAATAAACCAATAATCATCAAATAGTCTGCGCTTTATTATATCTGTTTCAACTATTGTATATAACCTCAGCCTATCTTGCAGCTTCTTTGCAAAAGTAGATTTCCCTGAACCTCCGACACCCCTAATAAGGTGGATAGTATGCCTTCTGCCATCCTTCCTATTGGCAGAAACGATCTTGGAAATCACCTCATCAACTATTTTTTGCCTGTACTTCTGACGAGACTCAACAACTCCATTACCGCTACCGTCAACAGAATACACCTCTAAACTGCTGATGTCCCTAAAAGCAATCATAATAGCAAGGCGTACATTCTCAATATTACTATTCACAAGTACACCATTCAACTCAAGCAAGTTAAGTTTACGTATTACCGTTAAGGCGCTCTCCTTTGACGTAACACTAACAATTGAACCGTCATAGTCTTCAAGGGTAAGTTTGCTATCTTGTATCTCAAGCACTTTCACGCCTAGATTACTATCCCCTACTCCACTGCCAAATCCGTCACACTATCAACAGTCTGTATATCATCTGGCAACGGTACTGGTTGCTTACAATAATCGTTTTTTATGAAGAAGCTATTTACATTAGCATTAATGCCAGCCTCGTAGTCGTAATAGTAGCTATCACCGACCATATACACGTTTCTAGGATCAAGATTGAAGTTTTGTATGATGTCTCGTATCACATGCGTTTTTCCGTTCCTATCACTGCCATCTGAGCAAAAGAAACCATCAATTAGTTCATCAATATTAAGATTAACAATCTTAGCTTTCAGCTCTTCAAGTGCTTCTGGCCCCGGGACGGGATGGGCTGAGACAATGAATATTTTGTATCCGCGAGCACGAAGATTTTCCAGAAAATCGCGTACACCATCGACCAATATTAAGTTGTTATAGCTATCTTTCTCAACTTGATTGCCTTTGTAGATATTATCGGGTCGAGAGTTTCTGTCCGCGCCAGCAGGTCGCCACAGCGTACCGTCGCCGTCGAAGATTATTGCTTTGGTGCTGGTTTTATTCATACTGCATATTATATACAATAATGTCATTTTCTGCGAACATCTCTCGGGTAATTTTTTCTATCAGCTCTCCTATATACAATGTGCGCCGAAAATCAATCTCTCGATTTGTCGTACGACTTCGTAGCTCGACGTTTTTTAGTAAATCATCGCTGCTAGCCTTGAGGAGGACAGCTTTATCAGCATGAACTGGAGTAGTACCGATAAGAGTAGCGCCTTGAGATAACTGTTCACGAAAAAACTCTTCGGCATACAGTGAAAGTTGTCTTGTTGTCCTGGTTAGATATGTCAAATAATTATCGGTTTGCCTAAAAGGAATAGTCCGCTTGCACGTTTTATGTCGATCATGATCAAAATAGTATTCATGATGCAGCAAATATTCTTTAAGGCTTACTGGCATCGTATCAAACATATCATCCATGTCAATAA
The window above is part of the Candidatus Saccharibacteria bacterium oral taxon 488 genome. Proteins encoded here:
- a CDS encoding ribonucleoside triphosphate reductase, translating into MYKSIKKRDGRTVKFDRKKIDKAIEKAGLETGEFDAKQAVKLTDKVLAVLETRNQKRLPGVEDIQDIVEDTLIDSKFKKTAKAYIIYRDQHKKLREITSNAHVDLIDKYVNNLDWKVKENSNMGYSLQGLNNYVSAEITKTYWLDKIYSPKIGRAHKEGDLHIHDLNLLSVYCVGWDLMDLLRQGFTGVKNKVASKPAKHFRSALGQVVNFFYTLQGEAAGAQAFSDFDTLLAPFIRADKLSYDEVKQALQEFVFNVNVPTRVGFQTPFTNITLDLECPKHMAGNPVIIGGEMQDTNYGDYQEEMNMLNKALLEVLSEGDANGRVFTFPIPTVNITKDFNWDNPVIENLWEASAKYGIPYFSNFINSDMDPEDARSMCCRLRIDNRQLEYRGGGLFGSNPMTGSIGVVTINLPRLALKSKNEKEFFKGLGELMDMARDSLETKRKVLEQLTDSDISLYPYTKFYLRDIKKRFNEYWKNHFSTIGLIGTNEAALNLLGVDIGTEKGKAFAEKTLDFMRDRLVEYQKETGNNYNLEATPAEGTTYRLARLDKASFPDRAHFANGLGAAVKHPFYTNSSHLPVNYTDDLFELMDLQDNLQTKYTGGTVIHFFLGERMDDPQTLKKLVKTICENYKLPYFTFTPSFSICTNHGYIVGEHPECPNCGEATEVYSRVVGFLRPVAQWNNGKQAEFDMREHYDDAAEHQRACAVAVPA
- a CDS encoding HAD family hydrolase; amino-acid sequence: MTLLYIICSMNKTSTKAIIFDGDGTLWRPAGADRNSRPDNIYKGNQVEKDSYNNLILVDGVRDFLENLRARGYKIFIVSAHPVPGPEALEELKAKIVNLNIDELIDGFFCSDGSDRNGKTHVIRDIIQNFNLDPRNVYMVGDSYYYDYEAGINANVNSFFIKNDYCKQPVPLPDDIQTVDSVTDLAVE
- a CDS encoding response regulator transcription factor, which produces MLLVEDDVAIARSLKEGLEDEAYAVDVAHDGDEGYRTATADDYDVIILDVMLPEMNGYEVCRELRQDGNQTPILMLTARDAERDIVEGLDVGADDYLAKPFSFEVLLARLRALLRRPNEKLEEILRVGDLTLDPSLKKVTRAAQEISLTAKEYAVLEYLMRNAGKVLSKEQIISHVWNFDADVLPNNVELFIMFLRRKIDKPFDSKLIHTVPGFGYKLEDKS
- a CDS encoding anaerobic ribonucleoside-triphosphate reductase activating protein, whose product is MTMPPNISELAPSLSQLKVSIGGIQKLSLVDYPGHVAAALFLSGCNMRCGYCHNPELVLPERLAPSIPVEEAMIFLKSRIGKLDGVVISGGEPTVNEDLPVLCRMIKSLGFDVKLDTNGTHPDIVRGMVEEGTIDFIAMDVKGPLEKYVEIAARPIDLAAIKDNVRLMIDSGIGHEFRTTIVREQLEVADFEKIGELVKGAKRFALQHFRTGTTISPKFANYHTFTDEEFRAAKKIMERYVEECVIH
- a CDS encoding sensor histidine kinase, which translates into the protein MEEVVTRFTPAAQAKRVRLVHDDQSLAGDVPLQANAVRQILAILVDNAIKYAPPKNGEVNVIAWVNRKKHVLEFTVRDNGPGIAPGDQKHIFERFYRADTARTRTDASGHGLGLAIAKSLADRCGYTIRVKSQPPNGAEFTLVVSHVDSR
- a CDS encoding NUDIX domain-containing protein, with the protein product MKVLEIQDSKLTLEDYDGSIVSVTSKESALTVIRKLNLLELNGVLVNSNIENVRLAIMIAFRDISSLEVYSVDGSGNGVVESRQKYRQKIVDEVISKIVSANRKDGRRHTIHLIRGVGGSGKSTFAKKLQDRLRLYTIVETDIIKRRLFDDYWFIGRGIVPEPRQLHQEASHICRDVVDLLCKQGISFILVQRFEKIEDAKRVVHISERYGYKWHIYSIIPDFIDIARNNITRSRSLYNINTFSPESLQKSILKYSATASYFYRLAAHHFVRSICDVRQQLHGNFSETYYKKDGTDIYVNRNPSIHVPLLSSRESGQVEDYAIFRDADMHKYQNFFYRDAAYEDDIKYRARRCVMVVSRTTNGVLKTDNKESRLSRMLGVVHASRNQIKFLDEIVNYVYNKRYVRIETKDSLREFVIILAKRVSGLNDDNLFRSHDVAKYIRTDDVRDHFNDFLTQLFDKMQHEKNRIYVASYILWSIDFTGHYFSDGCSRISILLALWYLMRTGHEMPSLERRLGKERSIRSSYRGCHAISRDEIYDEAVNRQRFNRFYQYYKSLFIKASRPVILCAGGYIFNGKGEVLLLRSAKGKDAGKYVIPGGKMNRTENPEGCFVRETLEETGLSIKNVIRAGVRRYVGPSGRRYLMYDFMAQIDSGSVRINGESVSSEWVQPINIDTSQCTASTLNGLNKYLHLGDMSSLIVNHYKEKFNISNSSSHATGILEERYVNKKLKNYFQELEQKPHLIVLHGIIPIWSVINKVVPNATNAESAGGIVAKDRNSNALRPISVIDPETTTLHLFNFPGDDVLKHYATLFSRYVRSTNCDVEIVRYPDLDQNKFHLTGLTNEIVHGGDIVYLGYSTRLKAYLINEGYEPASISENFWYISSRFRLNTTIINVLECKYGHWGDIAADLTTHVCGLGASAIIHNGKVGTLVGQPEVYSRIYIPKEFAIFDNTSTPRYIPIKNILASFIPFQSSGHISCVTPLDETDSFIKICKDNRIETVDIESSKIADAVARYNKENGRNVGFGAIHYSSDFVGKPDDNFNSYNLTNEHDKDPQSWKDAVLADIFEVIMNEGTHNLR